From a single Candidatus Binatota bacterium genomic region:
- a CDS encoding acyl-CoA dehydrogenase, which yields MSTYLFENEEHSKLREQIRRFAATEIEPNAHEWEEAEEFPIELYRRAAEAGLMGVGYPEELGGLGGDLSHGTVAGDEMVLAGKSVGTVVGLWSHNIAIPPIIRLGTDEQKERFVRPVLEGRMVSALGITEPGGGSDVASLRTRAVRDGDCYVVNGSKTFITSGCRADFVTTAVRTGEDRHGGISLLIIEKSTPGFSVSRKLRKTGWWASATAEISFDDCRVPAENLVGVENEGFLAIMHNFVSERVGLAAQCVAIAELAYRESVSYAREREAFGQALSGFQVTRHKLADMTTRIAAGRAITGEVVARHLRGEDANVLAAKAKNVATDMCSAVCDQAVQIHGGYGYMREYVVERLYRDARLYPIGGGTREIMNEIISKAERY from the coding sequence GTGTCTACATACCTTTTTGAGAACGAGGAACACAGCAAGCTGCGCGAGCAGATAAGGCGTTTTGCCGCTACCGAGATAGAGCCGAACGCCCACGAATGGGAAGAGGCCGAAGAGTTCCCCATAGAACTCTACCGGCGCGCGGCGGAGGCCGGCCTGATGGGCGTGGGATACCCCGAGGAGCTCGGAGGGCTGGGTGGAGACCTGTCGCACGGCACGGTCGCGGGCGATGAAATGGTGCTGGCGGGTAAGTCGGTTGGAACGGTGGTGGGCTTGTGGAGTCACAACATCGCAATTCCTCCTATAATTCGCCTGGGCACTGATGAGCAGAAGGAACGCTTCGTGCGACCGGTACTCGAAGGACGCATGGTGTCGGCGCTGGGGATCACCGAGCCCGGCGGTGGCAGCGACGTTGCCTCGCTTCGTACCCGGGCCGTGCGCGACGGCGATTGTTACGTGGTCAACGGTTCGAAGACTTTTATAACGTCGGGCTGCCGGGCCGACTTCGTCACTACCGCGGTGCGCACGGGCGAAGATCGTCACGGTGGAATCTCGCTGCTCATCATCGAGAAGAGCACGCCCGGCTTCAGCGTGTCGCGCAAGTTGCGCAAGACCGGCTGGTGGGCCAGCGCCACGGCCGAGATCAGTTTCGACGATTGCCGGGTACCGGCAGAAAACCTGGTCGGGGTGGAGAACGAGGGCTTCCTCGCGATCATGCACAACTTTGTTTCCGAGAGGGTAGGGCTGGCCGCCCAGTGCGTGGCCATAGCCGAGTTGGCCTACAGGGAGTCGGTGTCTTATGCCCGGGAGCGAGAAGCCTTCGGGCAGGCACTGTCGGGCTTCCAGGTCACCCGCCACAAGCTGGCCGACATGACCACGCGCATAGCTGCCGGCCGCGCGATAACCGGCGAAGTTGTTGCCCGCCACCTGCGCGGCGAAGACGCCAACGTGCTGGCCGCCAAGGCCAAGAACGTGGCCACCGACATGTGCTCGGCTGTCTGTGACCAGGCCGTGCAGATCCACGGTGGCTACGGTTACATGCGCGAGTACGTGGTCGAGCGCCTGTATCGCGACGCTCGGCTCTACCCCATAGGCGGCGGCACCCGCGAGATCATGAACGAGATTATCTCCAAGGCAGAGCGTTACTGA